The DNA window AAGATTTCTTTGTGTGGGTTGGTCccggggaagaggagaaaaggaagatggtGGGGAAAGGAACCATTTTCTTTCAAAAGATTTCTATTTTGTAGGAGTAAAATGCCCTTTAAAAGCAAGCTGCAATTATGTCACTATGCATTCGCAAACATTCAAGTTTGCCCTGGACCAAAATATAGAATGCTTCTCTCTGGCTTTgaattttaacagaaaaaaattattgttcaaaattaactttttcttttagaTGTTGATTGAATTTGTTATGACTTCATTTTTAAGGCATGGCTTCAGCCATTTTCTAAAGTTTATTATAAGTCTAGGTTTATAAGCTACATTTGTTTGGTTTTCCCTCCTGTTCATTGGAGTCCTCATTTTGAAAATTGACCTAATTTAGCCTCTGGTCTCCACGTTATATCATCTATGCACCTTCAAAGTGCATCCTTGATTATTTCATGTGTGGTCCTTCTCCACCCTATAAAAGATGCTATAACTTGTGTTAGGGGATAGGaaccatgatttcattagtatagagcACTCCCAGGATGCCTCCTTATACCAAGAGAGGTTATCACCTTCTGTAACAGTTTTTGAGCCTGTCTAGTGCACTCAAGAGGTTAGGTGGCttatctaaagtcacacagctggtatgttagccacaagtgggacttgaacccaggccccaTCTATTTCTCCATGCTGCATCTAATTTCACTTGGACATTGCACAATCTCTTTCAGCTGTCTATCCACAAGAACGCAAATGCATCTGAACCCAAACATCTGCTGGTGATGAAGGGTGCTCCTGAGAGGATCCTGGACCGCTGTAGCTCTATCCTGATCCATGGCAAAGAACAGCAGCTTGATGAGGAACTAAAAGATGCCTTTCAAAATGCCTACCTGGAGTTGGGAGGCCTTGGAGAAAGAGTACTAGGTAAAGAGGTGGGGCAGTGTTCTGTCTCCCCAAGTGTAGAGACACCATAAGGGGAAAAAGAGGGACTTGTCCCCAGGCTCTCGCACAACCTAGGCACTTTCTCGATTATTGCAGGCTGTGGGAAAGTCCTAATATTGCTTTATCTCTGAGGTTCAGCTTTTGATACATGTTGCAGTGTCCTCTGGCCTTCCcaacctctctcttcctccttaacTAAAATATATTCCACAAGCTCCCATTTTTAAACTCattcaaaaaattatttctcaaacAGCTGGTCCCTAAGCACCCCTTCTTTGCAATTCTATATTATCTGTGTTGTGATTatttatttggtttggtttgtggtttttttgtttggtttggtttggcgaggcaattggggttaagtcacttgcccagggtcacacagctagtgtcaaatggctgaagccggatttgaactcgggtccttctgaatccagggctggtgctctatccactgctccacctagccgccccctgtgttGTGATTATTAATGACTTCTAATTGTCTGGCCACCTTATCTGTCTATGAGTGTGATCAGAGAATACAGATGTTAAAATATTAGCTTGAACAAAGCATGATTGGGTCAGTCCTCTGAGATAGGGTGGACAGAAGGCGGCCTTGTCCCCATTTCTTCAGCCAAGGCTATTAGTATACAgaatattgaagtggtttgcaaaAGACCAAAGGGACTTGGCTTCGGCCAAGAGGATTCCTAGATCAGATAGATGTCAACCACTGGACTaaaggttcttaatctggggtccagaTAAATTTCATGGGGTTTGTGAACTTGGAGGGGGAAAAGTCGTTGTTGTCACTAacctttgggttttttgggttttttgcggggcagtgggggttaagtgacttgcccaggatcacacagctattaattgtcaagtgtctgaggctggatttgaacttgggttctcctgaatccatggccggtgctttatccactgcgccacctagctgccccttggtttcctttttgatcttttttggggggaaagggggtgcagttggagttaagtgacttgcccagggttatatagccaataagtgtcttaccacctacctgccctttcctttttaattggATTTTATAATCTGCAATCAAAAGCATTACTCtgaatctgaaattgtaaagcatgtataaacaaaagttgagaactatctttacatgtaatggaaaaaataaaatacctcatacatttaaaaaaaaacaaagcattactctggaaaaagaagcaaGGGCATatgcttcaccaaactgccataCATAACGTCCACATCAGACTTGGAGATTGTTATCCCCCTGTCTTCTCTAGTCTTTTCATAGCATCTgtaaatttagagtcaggaagggattttagagctTCATCTAGTTCTACTTCTCATTTTATATGAAAGAAAAGTGAGGCCTTCAAGTAAATGTCACCCTGGACCTCGATTCAGCATTCTTTCTGGCCCCCCCAAAATGCTGGTGGTCCAAGAAAGTTACCCATTCGGAGGGGAAGTAATTCATATTTCAGGTAAAGTTCCGGATTAAAGTCACACCAGGTCCCTTGCCGTTGTGtgatttttatctcttcctgggAGACCAAAATCCCTTGGTATTCTTGAGAATCTCCAGTTGCCTTGTTTTCCCACATAGGCTTTTGCCACCTCCTCCTGCCTGATGATCAGTTTCCTGAAGGATTTCAGTTTGATACAGATGAAGTGAACTTCCCTGTGGACAACCTCTGCTTTGTTGGGCTCATCTCCATGATTGATCCTCCCCGAGCTGCTGTCCCTGATGCTGTGGGCAAGTGCAGAAGTGCTGGCATTAAGGTATTTTCCCACACTTGTGGCTCCCTAAATCCAGTGGGGTGGGATGACGAAACATCAGGCTCCACGATTTAGGAGTGGTTTATAAAGTAGCTGTGGTTTTTGTTCTTTGTCCCTAGTCTCCACAAAACCTTGACTATTTTGCTATAAACAGAGGCAGGTGTGACTTTTTTCATAGTCTGGGAAGGGTAGAGAGAATGGAGCAAAAAACTAAGCTTTCTAAATTTTGAAACTGGTTAATGCAGGCAGACACATGTTTTTGCATAATTATTATCAGTGTAAGTGTCTGGTTTcagcattccccccccccatgcttaatttatatgaatatttcaattctttccattcttcatgACTACAATACTGCTCTATTGTGTTAATGTGCTACAGCGTGGCCATTGCTTGGCTTCTTCCCCTTCTGCCATCCCAGATAAACATCCATAATAAATGTCTTTGGTGAAGGGTGAGGGGGTGGGAGTTGTTTCCGACAGATACACCAACATTGAGCCTTTTAATCTCTTGCTTTTAGTTTCTGATAGTTTAATACTTGTagtatatagttgttttcatttaaaaattttcattgcTAGTGGAGTCAAGCATTTTTTAGTAAAATTGATATTTTGGGTTCTTGTGTTTTAGTTTTGCCCTACACTTATTAATTCaggagatttcttttttaatgttgctATGCCCTCCTCCTAAATAACCCTTTTGTTTGGTCCCAGCCTGACTTCGCTAATAAACAATTCATTGTAACTTAGAGAGTAATCTGAGGTACTGAGAGTCTGTGATggctttgcccatggtcacacaactagtatatgtGTGAGGTTGGAATCAGCTCTCATCTGCCTGActcccaaggccagctctctgtcctCTCTGCCAAGCCTCCCTCTTGGGAACAAAATGCAGCTTTTTCATTAGTGGTCATCATGAATGAGGATgtagatattttctcatttgttctctTGGCAATTAtatgaaatggatttttttcctcttttcttttaccaGGTCATCATGGTCACTGGGGACCATCCAATCACAGCTAAGGCTATTGCGAAAGGTGTAGGCATCATCTCAGAAGGCAATGAGACTGTGGAAGACATTGCTGCCCGTCTCAACATTCCTGTGAGCCAAGTGAATGCCAGGTAACACCAGGAACTCTTTTTGCTTTGACCAGCTTTGGCCCAGGCTGGCTATTTTGTGAAACCAGACTGAGCGGTTTCTTGTTGCACTCTTTGGTTCCAAGGCTTTGAGCAGCGTAACCAGTGTCAGGAGTTAGCTCTTTTCTAAGTGACCAACATCAATAGACCAGTTTAGAAAGTCAGGTGTGAACAGGCTGAGGAGAAAGCTCAGCCAGCATCCATTTGTTTGCAGCCCAGGATGATAGCCACATGGTAACacattctctcccccacccccaatattcCAAGGGAACAAACCATCTCCCAAAAGCAGCTCAGATCTGCTAAAATGTTACCCCAAGTTTAGCTGGCAGGGTGTCATCATGAGTGGGGTTCCCCAGTTCATTGAAAGTATCCTTGGGATTGACAAGGGTAACTGAGGGCCACTAAATCATCTTCCTAAGCCAATTCATGGGGAATCAATGGTTCATTAGCACCTATAGCCAGGCAAACTACCTCCTTTTCTAAAATTCCTGCTTGGGAGTTGGGGTTGGGGAAAGACAGGGCAACAATTTTTGAAGGATCCCAAGCATTATTTAAAGCTACCAATGAAAACAAGGAAAAATGCCAGTCCACtacaataagaaaataaaatatagaacttAAGCCCTTTCCCCCTGAAATATTCAGGTAGTCAGTGTGGCTTCACTATCCAAAAGCCATGTGCTCTGTCTAGTCTTGCTGCTGatactgggtgaccctggacaaggcacttagcCTTTTGGTTGCCCAGATGGCTGCACCCTGAGACTCCAAATTGCTTAGGGCAGCTGCTGCTCTTCATTGATGGAAGGAATAACCTCACCAGGGAGTTCCTAGGACAAAAATATTCCAGTAGCCAAGTAAAGCAAGTAAACCTCCATGAGTTATACAGAGAATTGCTTGTCTAAGccctttttagttctaaattagGCAGGTAGAAAACAGGATACTCAGTCCTTGAGTTGCAGGAGTCCAAATCAGTAAAGGCAAACCAcagaataacctttttttttttttttaatgggtgaAGGAAATTGGAATggggcgcgggggggggggggggcacaggtgTCTTGTCCAGAGTCAAACCAAGAAGTTGCCATGCCAGGATTATTGAAAAACAATATGTCCTGGCTCCCAAaccagtgctttctctctgtcaTTTTTCATGCTCTCCCTAACCTTTAAAAATGAGCTTTCTGAAACATTTAGCCATCGATACTGACTCAGCTTGGCTTTCACTTGTCAGCCTTCTCCTTGCCTTTAGGCATGATCAAAGCTAAGTTATGTCACAAGAGCTAAGCAATTTCAAAGAGTTAGATTAAAACCCCAGAAGAGGAGGTGGCCCTAAGCaggcccctttttttttttcccccaaccccaATCAGAATCTCTTTTCCTTCAGAGCTAAACATCAGTTGTGATTGTTCTCTGCATAAATAGTTGTGGAAAATTTAAGGATAGGATGGGGAAACTTGTTTTTATATACAGAAAtcagccttttttgggggggagagagaggaaatgcCCTGTGGGTGAGTTAATaactagtagtaataatagttaatattttcaTACTTTGGGATGCAAAGCATGTTCCATATATGATTTTGTAGATATCTATAACAAATATGTGATGCCATCTGTtctgtgtatatgtacaaatCATGTAGATAATACATTATTTGCTTATACACTTCTATCTATACATAATGCATGTATAGAAAGCATGTTGTATAGGTATTGttcccattgtatagatgaggaaagtgggggcAGAGAGCGCATCTTAAGTGCCTCATTTGTTTGCAATTTTAGAGACGCCAAGGCCTGTGTGGTACATGGCACTGATCTGAAGGACATGACCTCAGAACAACTAGATGACATCCTGAAGCATCACACTGAGATTGTCTTCGCCAGGACCTCTCCTCAGCAGAAGCTCATCATTGTGGAAGGCTGCCAGAGACAGGTCAGGGAGCAAGCCttgcagaagggagggagggaaggagggagcaggAAGCTCTCCTAGGCTTGCCAGTAGTGCACGGTGAGATTTCAGGGGCTTTGGCGCCTTCTTTCATCGGCAACAGCATCACAGTGCCTATGGTGGGATCACTAGCTGGGTTCATCTTCTCTCAGGctggggggaaaaataaaggaaaaactcCAAAGACCTCATTTAACTACTAAGGAGGCCAGAAGATGAGCTAAGTGTGCACTTCCAGTACACTTGTGGTGTAATAAAGCTTCAGTTGGGCACATTGAGAATGCAAGGGGGGGAGTAACCGATAAGCATGAAACCCCCCAGTGTGTAGTCAGTCCCACAAAAGGGAAGCGTCTCCTTGGTTGTTAatggtttccttccttgtcttttcTCTGGCCAGGGTGCTATTGTGGCTGTGACTGGGGATGGTGTGAACGATTCCCCTGCCCTGAAGAAAGCAGACATTGGGGTTGCCATGGGCATCTCTGGCTCTGATGTGTCCAAGCAGGCTGCTGACATGATCCTCCTGGATGACAACTTTGCTTCTATTGTGACTGGAGTTGAAGAAGGTAAGAGAAATTCTGATGCTCCCAGCATCTGCCAAGAAGTCTTCCCTGGTAAAAAAAAGATGCTTAGTTTTAAATGCCTGTGTTTTACAAAAAACCTTTTGGAGGGGTGAAACTAGTTCATGTAGCTTTTTATAACATGCAGCTTTATAACAAATGATCTTGCTTTTCCTAGGTCGACTGATCTTTGATAACCTGAAAAAATCCATTGCCTACACACTGACCAGTAACATTCCAGAAATCACCcctttcctcatcttcatcattgcAAATATCCCTCTGCCCTTGGGGACTGTCACCATTCTCTGCATTGACTTGGGTACTGACATGGTGAGTTCAGGTGACATCTTCCATCTAGTCCACAGTTACATCATGGGGTGTCACCACTGGTGTTGTCCGCATCCACTGCAGGGAAATATCCTTGTAACTTCCCCCATAGGGAAAAGAATGTGTTTAGTCCCATAAGCCAGGTTGCTCAATAATCTCCCTCCTTATTttagaaccttagagatcatctaatccatttCAATACCTCCAGCCCAAGGGGAGAGGAGAGCCCGGCAGAAACTGTATTGTGAAGGCTTTCCCTGGCTCTCTTATCATGTTATCTGTAATACCTTTTTATTGGCAAGCAGGACATCTTTCTCCTTTGCAAACTATGTATCAGGTAATCAGACCCCTAACACCATCTCATTGTTGGAATAACTTAAACCAGTTTGGGACAATGAGATTACCTCACCCCTTTAAATACAAGAAGAATATACAGCAGCCCCGTGCTGGTCACAGCGCTGATCATGGAAATCTTCTGTCCTCTTATCAAGGTACCAGCTATTTCCCTGGCTTATGAGCAAGCTGAGAGTGACATCATGAAGAGACAACCCAGAAATCCGAAAACTGACAAACTGGTAAACGAGCGGCTGATCAGCATGGCCTATGGCCAGATTGgtgagcaacagcaacaacaaaaaaaaccactcaTGTCTGTGCAGGGTGGGAAGCTCATAGttttttagagggaaagatagacTGGCTTTGAACCAAGACTAGTGTCTCCCAGTGTTTGTCCTaggtaggttaaaaaaaaatcaattaataaagCCTTATAAAATCTCTGCCCTTTCTTATCTCAGGAAGTGTCTCAAGATTAATATGTTAATTCTTAGCAAGTTTTTCACTTCAGTTGGTATTTATTTCTTGGGGTAGTTGCCTTTCTGGCAATTGAGGACAGCCTAACCTCATGAAGCACAGGAAGGACTTCTGTCTCCAGGCATTCAGAGGAGCAGTCAGTTGATACTTAGTTAGGCTCGCAATGAATTCCAGAGATTAGTTTGCAAACCTGGAGAATTTGGAAGACAGgaaggtttctctctctctgtgtctgtgtctatctctctatctctctgtctctctcgcgcgcgcgcgtgcgcacacacacacacacacacacacacacacacacacacacacacacacacacacagagtttcctATCTATAGGTTAGAATATCTGGAATTTGTACCATTAGAAAGTCAGGCTTTCTAGGATATTTGAATCAGAGCTATTGAGGTTTAAAAAGACCCACTGGGGCAGAAAATTGGGAGGTCATACTTTTGGTCACAACTCCCAGACATTTAATGGACTCCTAATAGAATGTGAAATCAagtaaaatttattaagcactggggataacaaagaaaggcaaaaaggcaGTTTCAAGAAATGTGGTCTCATGGAAgagcaacatgcaaataactgtgcaAAGCAAGGtctatgcaggataaattggaaataagcaacagagggaaggcatggcATGATGattaaagggaatcaggaaaggtttcctatagtaagattttagctggaacaTTTGAAGGATGCTAGGGAAGCCTGGAGACTTAGAAGGGGAGgccaactccccctcccccaaccgcCCCACCCCTCACATGGAAagtagccaatgaaaatgcctggagtaaGGAGGTGTGGAGTGTTGAAGAGATGATGGAGCTTGGAAAGGTCAGCTCACTCAAGCTCAAAGGCAAAGTGAGTCATGTAGATAGCGGCCCACAGAGAACAGCTCTGTTCCTGTGAAATCACCCAGGAATGAGCTATTTCCACTTTCCTTTGGGGGATGGGGAGTTCTCACCATAACTCTTAACATGCTTTTGGGATAAGTCCTGAAGTACTAGTTGAAATGAGTAGGCAAGTCAAGTGATCAATGTGTCATCATCTGAAAATAGTCTGGAATGGCAATTTGGTTCAGTGAAAAGAACAGTGGGCCAGAAGTCCTGATGGGTAGTAGCACCTTAGTGAATGGGATGCAGAAATGAACCTCATTaccttctttctttatctcttgatAAGTTAAGGTCCTGTATGTAAGAGTGCTGATACCCCTGTGAAGAATAAAAGGGGATGTGGTATTTACAGCACGTTTTCTCTTCTCAGGCATGATCCAAGCTCTTGGAGGCTTCTTTACATACTTTGTGATTCTGGCAGAGAATGGCTTCTTACCCTCAGGCCTGTTAGGGATCCGAGTGGACTGGGATGACCGATGGGTGAACGATGTTGAAGACAGCTATGGGCAGCAATGGGTAAGAACTCCTGGATCTCTTCTGGGACAAGAGAGAGGGTAAAGAAGGGAAAGGTGGCTTTAGGAGAGGAGTGAAGAAAAGGAACTCTAACATATGTTCTGATCTCCCTCTCTCTAGACCTACGAACAGAGGAAAATAGTGGAGTTCACTTGCCACACAGCCTTCTTTGTCAGTATTGTGGTGGTGCAGTGGGCTGACTTGGTCATTTGTAAAACCAGAAGGAATTCAGTCTTCCAGCAGGGAATGAAGTAAGTAACACATGCTAAAGGGTCCTGACTGAAAGGGGAGTTTCTGGTATAATAAAGTACCTCATTGGAACAGGGCCTTCTGTTGGTGCTGACATTCTCTCtccctgctgcccccccccccccccccccccgagaaaGACAACAGggctctctcttcctcctgccaGGCCTATACCTCCTTCCCACTCCAAACTTCATAGCTTAAAGGTCTGAGGGAGTAGCCAGTATAGTCTTTTGTTCTTAGATACCTTGACACAAGGGCTGGGTGCCTGAGAGATCACCGGTCTTTGCATTCTCAgttattggggggaaaaaacctctAATTTTCAAGTTGCTTTCTAAGGTACCACAAGAATGGAAAGGCACTGGGGTAGTTAAAGATAGATATTTTGGGTTTGAGGTATTGTCATCTTTCCAGcaccatttaaatatttttttctctccttaggAACAAGATCTTAATATTTGGCCTCTTTGAAGAAACTGCCCTTGCTGCCTTCCTTTCATATTGTCCCGGAATGGGTGTTGCCCTAAGGATGTATCCCCTCAAGTAAGCTACTTGACTCAGTTCATAAAATAACCAGAAAAAAAGGCTTTGAAATGTAGCCCTTTTGGCTATTACTGCTTTTAGAACATCTTGACATTTTTCCAGATGTGCCCCGAGAATGCTTCTTGTCAGGGAGAACCAACCCAGAGGGTGATATGATCTCAACTAAAACTACATTGGTTTTGGGGTTAGTTTAGACTGAGAAACTCTTGAGGCCACCTTACTTAGACCTTGTGACTGGTCACAAATCCTGCAGGATGTTGATTTTCCCTGGACATCCATTTGCCAGTGGAATCAAAACTTCCTGTAATCTGATCAGTGTTTAGTCTTTGACCAAAATGGAGGCGCACCTAGATTCATGCTGGTGAAGTAGAGAAGTCATTAGGACTTCAAGCCTAAGGAAGAAGTAGAAGAGCTTCCTATGGGAAATCCATGTCAGGCAGCACAGCACTGTAGTGGGGAACCTAATGTAAGTAGGCCCCTTTTAGATATCAGTCCTTGCTTAACCTTATTGGAGGTCATTGTAACCTCTAGATCCTGAACTAATCCATTTATATTAGCACAGGGAAATTGTCACACCATTTCCTGAAATTATAAAAATCGCGTCTGATGTAGTTTCAAAACCCCTCCAAGGCCCTTCACTTTGACTTTTGAGATGTTGCTAAGggagaccttgaacaagtcactgtaCTCAtgtgtaaagtggagataatgatACCTGGAATACTTGCTCCATGGGGATTATTGAGCAAGCATAAGCACCAGTCAAACTTAAAAGTGCCCTATTAACGTCAGCTGTCCTTACTCTTCTGACGCTGGTGAACTGTTTTTATCAGCACACTGTGTAGTTCTccagtatttatttaaaaatggatTCCTTTGGCTGGTGCCATAGCAATCCTCAACTAATAACCTGGAGAAacacatcccccaccccccattttccATATCATCACATATCTCCAATGGGTTTTAACATCTTCAGACTTCAGACTTGGAGCTTATTAtcattcagtcagtaaacatttattaagtgcctactatgtgccaggcattgtgctaagcactaaggatacagaTAAAAAGAAAGCCAGTCACTCAGCGCTCTGTCCCTTGAGGCTACTGTTACTGGGGTTGACTGGGCCATAGGTCCAAGGTTCAGAAGACCAGCAGATGAAGCAAGTAATTGTTCAGcttccaacaacaaaaaaaaatgtaatggaattgcCACAAAATTAGCAACAGAAAATATGCCCAAATCTCCTCCCatcataaaaagaataaaaccaaaaagGGCTAAATAAACCCTGTGACCTGATTTCCTTTAATGAAATCCTTTTAGGCCTGAGGCATGTGGCTCACTGCTTATTTCCGTTAGCTTTTCTATTTGACCCTATCTCAATGTGACTCTTTGTTGTGTGGTGTTGTGTGTATCCAGGAGTGCGGTTAAGGGTGTCCTTATGAGGAAGGATTTCATCATTGCTCTACAGAAACACATGACTTCTActcatttcctctcctcccccatatgGCCAAGAGCATGCATTAACTTATTTGATTCTATTTCTAGACCAACTTGGTGGTTCTGTGCCTTCCCttattccctccttatcttcgTGTATGATGAAGTCAGAAAGCTTATCATCAGAAGGAGCCCTGGTGGTaagaacattattattattattattattattattattataattatcattatcattatcattatcattattattattattatttagattgggagtgggggggtgggaggcaggTGTAGGTAGTGTGCCATCTTGGGTTTGCCTTTAAAAGGTCTGTGTTCtttaacttgcccggggtcacacagctagtaagtgtcaagtgtctgaggccagatttgaactcaggtcctcctgaatccagggcgagtgttttatccactgggccacctcgcTGCTCCAAACCTGATACCCTTTCTCCAGAGAGACTTCTGttattttgaaatgaaatttagCAGTGAGCTTAAGATTGCACTCCAAATTGTGGAGAGGACTTCTCTCACTGAAGCTTAGTTTTGCTCATTCTTTGTGGTTTTCACTTAAGCATTCTCAATCAGATAACtaatgtgttttccttttgttcctgTGCTTTTCTAGGCTGGGTGGAGAAAGAAACCTATTATTAATCTCCCTGTACTGCACGTCGTTCCACATATTCTGCATCCATCGCCACCTCTTTGTGTAAATCAGTCTTGGAATTCAGAAATTTACCCCGGTAGGAAAGCACCGAAGCATGTGGGGGAAGCAAGGTGTCCCAGAATGAAGCATGTAGAtacgggggggaggggggagggggctgccTGTATACATCCGTCTGTGGGAAGGTTTTTAtgtgcctttttgtttttgtaaaaaaggaaaaaccggAAAGACTGAAAGCATACATTTTATATCTGGATTTTTACAATAAAGATGGATTATAACTGAATTAttcctctgtctttttttaggggaggggggaggagaataaTACTTCAGGCACAAATACTTAAACGATTTGTGAAGGAGTTTCTAAATTTAATATCCAGGAATCTCTACCACGTTATTGACTTTTCTCAGTTCCTATAGGGATTGGATTAAAGAtggtttcttcattttcattaatcTCCATATTTATTTTACTCATGAAATCTCCAAGGATTTTTTTCTGCTTAAAAACAaccaaatcaataaacatgtattaagcacctctATGCTGAGTGCTGGAACTAGCAATATTTTTACTTGTCTGATCTGTTTAGCAACACACTTGACCAGATTATATAAGTAACTTTTGATAGAAACTTCATTGAAATCATTAAGAAATAACTGcccagtggatagaccaccggccctggattcaggagtacctgagttcaaatccgacttcagacacttaacacttactagctgtgtgactctgagcaagtcacttaactccaattgtctcactaaaaaaaaaaaaaacaacaacaacaaatagctt is part of the Dromiciops gliroides isolate mDroGli1 chromosome 4, mDroGli1.pri, whole genome shotgun sequence genome and encodes:
- the ATP1A1 gene encoding sodium/potassium-transporting ATPase subunit alpha-1; amino-acid sequence: MGKGVGRDKYEPAAVSEHGDKKKAKKEKDMDELKKEVSMEDHKLSLDELHRKYGTDLSRGLTSARAAEILARDGPNALTPPPTTPEWVKFCRQLFGGFSMLLWIGAVLCFLAYGIQAATEDEPQNDNLYLGVVLSAVVIITGCFSYYQEAKSSKIMESFKNMVPQQALVIRNGEKMSINAEEVVVGDLVEVKGGDRIPADLRIISANGCKVDNSSLTGESEPQTRSPDFTNENPLETRNIAFFSTNCVEGTARGIVVYTGDRTVMGRIATLASGLEGGQTPIAAEIEHFIQLITGVAVFLGVTFFILSLILEYTWLEAVIFLIGIIVANVPEGLLATVTVCLTLTAKRMARKNCLVKNLEAVETLGSTSTICSDKTGTLTQNRMTVAHMWFDNQIHEADTTENQSGVSFDKTSATWLALSRIAGLCNRAVFQANQENLPILKRAVAGDASESALLKCIEVCCGSVKEMRERYAKIVEIPFNSTNKYQLSIHKNANASEPKHLLVMKGAPERILDRCSSILIHGKEQQLDEELKDAFQNAYLELGGLGERVLGFCHLLLPDDQFPEGFQFDTDEVNFPVDNLCFVGLISMIDPPRAAVPDAVGKCRSAGIKVIMVTGDHPITAKAIAKGVGIISEGNETVEDIAARLNIPVSQVNARDAKACVVHGTDLKDMTSEQLDDILKHHTEIVFARTSPQQKLIIVEGCQRQGAIVAVTGDGVNDSPALKKADIGVAMGISGSDVSKQAADMILLDDNFASIVTGVEEGRLIFDNLKKSIAYTLTSNIPEITPFLIFIIANIPLPLGTVTILCIDLGTDMVPAISLAYEQAESDIMKRQPRNPKTDKLVNERLISMAYGQIGMIQALGGFFTYFVILAENGFLPSGLLGIRVDWDDRWVNDVEDSYGQQWTYEQRKIVEFTCHTAFFVSIVVVQWADLVICKTRRNSVFQQGMKNKILIFGLFEETALAAFLSYCPGMGVALRMYPLKPTWWFCAFPYSLLIFVYDEVRKLIIRRSPGGWVEKETYY